TTGAACGGCCCGGCTGTCTCGCTGGGGCTCCTGGCCGTGGCCCTGGTCAAGGGTCACCTGGTCGGCGATTTCTTCATGGGGCTGAGACGGGTGCGCGGTCTCTGGCGCTGGGTGATCGCCCTGTGGCTGCTGCTCCCGGGCGGGCTGATCGCGCTGGCCTTCGTGTTGGCCGCACGCTGAAATTCACGATAAAACCAAGCCGAGGTAATGCCAATGGACACACAAGTCGCCGCCAACATCTCCACCGATGACGGCCTGCCCTTCTACCTGCCCCAGGGCAACGAGGTCGCCCTGTTCGAGCATGCCTACCGCCACCGGCTGCCCATGCTGATCAAGGGGCCGACCGGCTGTGGCAAGACCCGCTTCGTGCACTACATGGCGGCGCGACTGGGGCGGCCGGTCTATACCGTGGCCTGCCATGACGATCTGACTGCCGCCGACCTGGTCGGGCGCCACCTGATCGGGGATGGCGGCACCTTCTGGAGCGACGGGCCGCTCACCCGCGCCGTGCGCGAGGGAGCCATCTGTTATCTCGACGAGGTGGTCGAGGCGCGCAAGGACACCACGGTGGTGCTGCACCCGCTGACCGACGATCGCCGCATCCTGCCCATCGAACGCACTGGCGAGACCCTGCAGGCGCCGCCGGAGTTCATGCTGGTGGTCTCCTACAACCCCGGCTACCAGAACCTGTTGAAAGGCATGAAGCCCAGTACCCGCCAGCGCTTCGTGGCGGCCAGTTTCGATTTTCCCGCGCCGGAGGCGGAGCAGGCCGTGATCCAGGGCGAGACCGGCATCGACAGCAAGGACGCCGGTCTGCTGGTGCGCCTGGCCGGCGCCCTGCGTGCGCTCAAGGACCATGACCTGGAGGAGGCTGCCTCGACCCGATTGCTGGTCTATGCCGCCACCCTGATGCAGGGCGGCTTCGATGTGCGCGCGGCCTGCCGTGCCGCCCTGGTCGAGCCGCTGAGCGACGACGAGGACACCATCACCGCCCTGATGGAGGTGGTGGACGCGAGTCTGCCCCGGTGAGGTCTGGCGGTGAATAACGCAGAGGGCGCGGAGACGCGGAGACGCAGAGAATGATTGGTGTAGGTCGGGTTAGCGCAGCGTAACCCGACAGGGCTGCGGAGGACGTCGGGTTACGCCCTGTGGGCTAACCCGACCTACATGATTGTCTGGCGAGGCCGAAACATGCCGAATGCGAACAACACATCATTGATGTTCTTTGCGTCTCCGCGCCTCTGCGTTGATATCACCCGGCCGGACAGAAACCATGGCTGAGGGCGGCCAGCGCCTGGCCATCGCCGCCGAGGCCCTGTACCTGGTGAACCTGCTGCTGGTGCCGGGGCTGGCCTTCCTGGTGCTGGCGGTGCTGTTCCTGCGTCGCGGCGGGACAGGCGCGCTGGCGCGCAACCACCTGGAACAGGCCTTTGCCGCCAGCTGCTGGGCCGGGGTGCTGCTGATCGGGGTCGGCGGCGCCATTGTGCTGCTCGGGGATATCGAGGGCATGATCACCTGGGTGGTGGGCATCATCTACCTGGTCTGCATGCACGCCACCCTGGTGCTGCTGGGCGTACTGGGCCTGGCGCGGGCCCTGTCCGGCAAGGCATGGCGCTATCCGCTGGTGGGGTGGCCGTTCCGTTGACATGCCATCTGCCCGCGAGGACTTGTGAGAGTTGCGACTGACCTGACATGAAACCGTTACTGCCCAGAACGAACTACCAGCGCCGCCGGGCCCTGACCCAGGTCGGCTTCTTCGTGCTGTTCATCCTGGCGCCGCCGCTGGACATCTTCCGCTTCGACCTGACCCTGGGCCATTTCATCCTCTTCGGCCAGCCCTGGACCCTGGGCATCGCCGAGTTCCGTGAGGGCCTGATCGGCCCGGGCGAGGCCGTGCTCAATATGTTTCTGCGCGGCTTCCTGCCGCTGTTCGGCGGCGCGGCCCTGTTCATCTGGATCGCCTGGCGCTGGGGTCGGCTGTAC
This sequence is a window from Thiohalobacter thiocyanaticus. Protein-coding genes within it:
- a CDS encoding cytochrome C oxidase subunit IV family protein, with the translated sequence MSAIRPETLVWLLLVALTLLTWGVGQEGLNGPAVSLGLLAVALVKGHLVGDFFMGLRRVRGLWRWVIALWLLLPGGLIALAFVLAAR
- a CDS encoding CbbQ/NirQ/NorQ/GpvN family protein, giving the protein MDTQVAANISTDDGLPFYLPQGNEVALFEHAYRHRLPMLIKGPTGCGKTRFVHYMAARLGRPVYTVACHDDLTAADLVGRHLIGDGGTFWSDGPLTRAVREGAICYLDEVVEARKDTTVVLHPLTDDRRILPIERTGETLQAPPEFMLVVSYNPGYQNLLKGMKPSTRQRFVAASFDFPAPEAEQAVIQGETGIDSKDAGLLVRLAGALRALKDHDLEEAASTRLLVYAATLMQGGFDVRAACRAALVEPLSDDEDTITALMEVVDASLPR